TCATTCATCCATTGCCAAGACCAGTTGTTTCTAATCATTACACTAGGCAGCAGGTCAACATGGTGATGCTATTTTAGATTTTGTAATGTTTTATGGGTTAGATGTAGTGCTGCTAGTTTATATTTAGTAATGTTTTATGGTTTAGCGTATCTTCCAATTTGCAATCTGCTGCTACTGCAAATCTTGTAATGTTTTATGGTTCAACATAAAGCTCCAGTTCTGTTGTAACTGCTATTTTATATCCTAAGAAGTTTggaaaatatattatcatacatatatatattaactgaATATGCTCTGCTATTTTGGATtgtcttatatattatgaacTAGCATGTCTTAGAAATTAAGGAACAAAACTGTTAGTTAATGACATGCATTCACAAAGATGGTTGGTAATTATGCTTGATTACATGCTATATCAGATAAAGATTGTTCACTGTCAGATCAGAGCGGCTAACCAACCATCGCTTTAAACATCAACCCCCCATGATGGTCCATAGAACAATGGGGAATCTTCAGGCGGATTTTCAGAAATCTAAAGGATCAATTTCTGCTTATCAACCCGTCATTTACTGTTGACTAATATCGTACTTTTAGATAACAAATACAACATATTGCACCTGGATGCatctttttagaaaaacctGACTAATGTAGCACAGGAAATGCTGCTAATTGAGACACAAATTGAGTACGAGCCCAGTCCccctcttttttttccttgtatGTATACCAGGCGACGCAACCCACTTGATCAATAAGAATTTGCTGCTGTTTtagatttctttcttttctttttttgaaaagagaaaatcttATGGTTCTGCAtaaaatatccaaaaatattGGAGGTGCTGCTACTTCATATTGTCTTGCATTTTATGATTTGGcataaaaccaaaaaaattctGACGCTAATCTATAAACTGCAACTTCTTGTTTTAATATGGAAAGCTAGCAGGCATTGCAATTGAACAGTGTCCACACAATCCATCATTCACTGTTTATGAATAATATACTACTTGggtgacaaatataacaaactGCACTTGCATCTATTTAAATGTAGTACATATTGTACTTTTAAGTGAcgactcacaaatacaccacatTGCACTTACATCAATTTAAAATGGAATTCGACTGATATTGTACATCAAATGGTAGCAAACTAGCACTATATCCTTGTCAATCTGTACATTGACCTATACCATATGCTAAAAGGCAAAGAATACGATGGTCCATGAGACATGCACAATTGTGACACAAACTAACAATTTTCGTATAGATGACTTCCAAAATCACAGGATGTCTACTACAATCGAATGGTGCACATGACTGCACTATTGAAATCCAAAGGGCAATGAAATGGTGGCTTTGTAACGAGTGATCTCCATGTCTTCTTCCTAGGATGGTAGATTTGGATAAAAAGTGCTCCTGCCCTCTTCTGCTGTCTTGACCTTCGAGTTTCAGTGGAATCAGCTCCTTTCAAAAGTGCCATTACATACAGCTCTCCATCCAACACAACAAAACCACATGAGGAGTTGCAAGGAGCTTTTCTTGGTACACTGGACTCTTTTTGCCAGGAATTAGAAACCCTGTCATACCTGTAATGCAAAATAGTTCATGATCCAAGAAAGAGTCGTTAGCCTATCTTTTTTGACTGCGACATACTTAGATAAGTTTCTGATTTAAAGTTTTGTATTTGCTAATTAATGTTCATGTCTCCATAATAGAGGCACAACAAtgtcaaaagaaagaaacaagtCTAGATATGAAGGTATAGCTACCTAAGAAACAAGTTCTGATTGAAAAATGTCATATCAAGAACCATACTACATGGAAACCTATAGAAAGTTTGCAATTCACATCCCATAAATTTCCATGCCCATTTATCAATAAGCAAGGTTTgtgataaaggaaagtttatCAAATGTGTAGTGCAGACAAGACATGCCTAGTGAAAAACTGTCCTAAGTAAAATTCAGTTTGGATTCAAATATGGCTTATTCAGGATATCATTGACCAACTTCTAGTCGTTATAGAATCTTACATGGCTGCTAATTCAGTAAAAGTAGCTGCTCGTACtgtattttgtattttaggGGAGGCAGGGATATTTGACTTATTTCTAACTGTTGGGATGTGACTGTAATTTCTTGACTGTGATCTAAGAGGAGTCAtttaatcttctttcttttcttgaattcTAGGTCCTAGTTGGATCAGGAAGATGAGATATACAACCTTTAATCTCCTTCAATAATAAGTGAATCAATGACAGAATATTTCCAGAAACATAAAAGCTTGTTTCATATTACACACATGCACTTTGAACATAGTTGTGATACTGAACACCTGGCTATGATACCAAAAGAAGATCAGGTGTGATGCTTAAATACTTCTATCTATAGAATTTAATGAACTTCTAACCTAGatcttaaaatttcttttcatcaaaAATTAGGATTTCTTGACTCACACAGACTTCCAAACAGTcccatataaatattcaaCATGCATACTTAACTACTACTAGACACGAGACCACAAATTACATACTATTGAGGACATTCGAAGATAATAGGCCAAGTGCATATTGCCAGCAACTAAATAGTACAAATTAGTTAGAATCAGCAAAAATCAACTTCAGCATTTTGCTTCATGAACAGAGCTATCATTTCAATAACCATAGACCACAGATGCTAAATCAAAGTCCATATAGAGAGCTAAAGATTCCTACTTCCCATCACACTCTGCACACTCTACAAGTTTTGAGTACTAACCAGAGGAGTGGCATGACTCACCAAAAAAGAAACCGGAAAGAAACAATACTAAGTTGTGCCATACCTTGTaacataaaaagataaaaagtgTAGAGAGAACCACCTCCAAAGAGAAGTACTTGTCATTCCAAGTATTCAGAGAACTAAGTACTGTACCTTCATCCGTCACTAGGTAAGCATACCACAGTGATCGACTTAATTCCTAGATATTTACCATTACTAATCAATGTAACTCCCTATGTACCATTTGAAATAACATTATGAGGTCATCAACTTTGTTGCATCCTCTGTAAGACAGTTCACTATCTAGAAACTACAAGACACCAGCCTATTAGAAAACACACCATAAAGAATTTAGCAAGAATTCCATCCTTGATATCCTAGTGAAAGATAACGGATTGACTAACAGCAATAAAATGGGGAAAACTATGAAAAGTAAGCAAGCATACATCTAAATTAGAtctaattttagtaatttccTAAGCACCACATGCAACACAAACAATGAAACATAGGCCACATTCCACCAATTCAACAAACTTCACATATATgtgcaaataataaatttcaagtTCAACGTATAAATTTACTGCaaatttgaaatgaattaTGACCTATATTAAAGAATTGAACAAACCCACTTAAATAACTGACCTgaaaatttcattattatcaAGCATAAAAACAGCAGGACGATGATCGGAACCATAATCGTCAACAACAATAACCTTACCAAGCCTAGCTCTCTCCCCATCGTGCCACATATCCCCAATCTCCCTCCACTTACTCCCACCATTCTTGTTCAAATTCATAACAACGGCATCTTTATAATACTCATCAACAGGAAACACGCCAGAAATCGTCCTCGACTCTCCATACCCGCCCATTACCCATAACTCCTTctcttcctcctcctcctcctcacCATTATTATTCCCTACCATAAACCCTACACAACCCGCCCTATACCCCGGCAATCCATCCATTCGCATCCACTTATCCGCCAATACGTCATACATCTCAACCGAACTCATCCGACTCCCAGCCGCACCGAATAATGTATGCCGGGACCCACCTCCCGCCACTATTATCTTCCCTGAATTGGGTACCGCTATGCAAGCAAATGATCCTCTGGGTGATAACATTGGAGAAAGCTGGTCCCACCTGGAATCAATAAAATTGTAACGGAATACAGAGGATGAAGGGGTTGGTCGATCCATAGGAAAAGAGCGCGTATCGAAATGGGACCCGCCCAGAACGTAGAGTGTGGGACCGAGTGAGATAGAGGTAAAATTGCAGAGCCCGTACACGTGAGGGTTACAAGGCATGGGCAGGAGTGGCTTCCACGCGAGATTTTTCGGGTCAAATAGGTAAGGTGATGAAATTGAAGGGTCTTGTGGGAATATAACTAGAAGATGATTGAGATTGAGTAAGTGTTGACGGAGTGAAACTAAAGTTTTTGATGAGAGAAATGTGTACCATGATTTTGATGTCTGTTTGATGCGTGAATGGTGCGAGTATGGTACCGTCGAAAGTATTTGTGCTGCGACGTCGTTTGGTAAGCCTGGAATTAGAGTTGAGGTCGATAATTCATCATTGATCGGAAACGGTGACGGTGAAGATGATGAGGATGACAGAAATCTAACCATTTTGTTTGGATTCTTCTCcaaatcaaataaaaccaaaaacaATCTATGCACTATAAAAGCCTTTCTATATATATCGTATGTGAAGCAGCGATGAAgctaatcaaataaattgacCCATCAATTTGTTCCAGTTGCTGCAGTTTCTTTCTAATTGGCCAAGTTGCTTAATGGGTAAGCTTTTTATTGCAGTTTCCAGATACGAGGGAATGTGTGTTAGGGTCGATATTACTGTTAGAAGACACGTGGAAAGAAAGCTATGCTAATGTGATTTGCCAGTGTACAGAATGGGGACTCTGGTGATTTGGCTATTGAGTCCACGTCAGTTGTTTAGTTGATGCTGAGAATATTATTGGATGTGCTGATTGTTGTTTTGCTTTGTGCATGGTGTAGTTGAGCACATGTAATCATATACTTAAACCGACTCTTTCTTATTGGAACCGGATCCTTGTTTGTTAGTCCTCACTTTGTTTATTATCTTAaatctcaaattaaaatcttaaatgtTTCAACAAATGCCAAAGTATTTTTTAggagttaaataaaaatacttttaagaattaaaaaaattctaccattttagaagaagaaaaaataaaaggagcaATAATCCGAATGCTGATTTTTAGGAATCTTTAAAAGCCTtttctttatgaatttttaatatgaattgagatttttataattagagaTTTTTATCTAAACTTAGTATATACAACGCATCTAATATAAGAGTGATACGTAtgtatgaatatttttatattttaatatagaatGATTGACACATACTTTATTacttaaaactaataaaatatatcaatcatATATCAGTTTGGTATATAGATGGGATATACATAAAAACTATCcaaggaattttttttttataattttatgacaaaaaataataataataataaaaccaaTGTTGTTTTGCTTTTAGGGAtggaataattattatttgttatctgtattttttttatatcatacTAGTTatctcttaaaaattaaaaaatatattttttaattttttaattttttaattttatactaaaaaattttttggtcaaaattattaaaaaatcgTTAATTAAATTTGGTGTTATACTATTTACCTCCTAATTgtttgtataatatataaattgttccctttttttatttattgtattataattttcttgttttaaaaattaatgcaattaaaaattaaattgataaacaaatataatttgatcttcaaattttttatcaaagttataattctactataataaaattaataataaaaataatatatattttattttaataatttaaaattaaattatatagaattctaatattttgattaatatagaTGCTcttaagatatttaattttattagaatttaattatatatactaaaattaaaataattagaaaatattaattaattactgcTGTACAGAATacatacactaaaattaatttttatataaaaattagataatatattttagtatgatAAATTgtccttttaaaaataaaattaatattataaaataaaataataatataatatatcttttaaatttaagaatataattaatatattatataaaaaatatatgaaataaatagtaattatcactttaaaaatttgtaagattttttcctttataaattttaatatatatttttcttcaattgcAGTACAGTTAGCTTGTTTTCATATTCTTGTCgtcaattattaattacaaatatagaACAAGaaagattattaaatatatgaactcgttgttttcataaatattaaaaataagctTTACAATTAAGGACGGGTGGATTTCGATGCACTTTAAAAATATCTGACCACTAAAGCAAACTACATCTGTTTATATCTGATGTAATAAAAACTTTGTAGCTTTTCAGTTTTCCGGGGGAAAATGAATTGGAGTTTTACGTTGTTAAGGGGTTACTGTCTTGATGTTACATTTCTATGGTTCCTCTCtctcctttgttctttttttcttttttctcaaagCTTGTACCCCATTGAGATAGAGAATGAATATTCTCTGTAGCTTTATTAAAGTATTGGAGTCATGATTCTTATGTATTCTCCATTTTAATGACAGAATTCCTTGTTGGTTCAACCAAAATATCTATTatctatattataaatatgccACCGCATTTCCTGACCAAAAATCTCACAGTGCGTGGAAATTAACTTGTCGTCCTACGAGGAAACATAACAGGCAAATCCGAATAGGCGCCCATGATTCAGGCCACATTGTTTTTTTATGGTTCAAGAATAGACTGCATTGTTTTGAATTCTTACACATGTTTTTCTACTGTAACTCCacttgaaaatgaaaaagaaaaaaagaagaaagaaaggaaaatgtatttttttttttctctaaccTGCAACTCAGATTGAGATAAACATTAATAGCATCATGATTTATAATACATTAAATTCCTGAAGAAAATTCAAAGAGTTAGCAGTCGTTCATTCATTTTTAGTTACCCCAAATACAAGCAAAGAGGGCCGAGACCAACAGGGTTGTTGACAGATGCTCGTTTACGCCACACTGGATCATGACTATTAATACCATTCAATTTCAGAATTTAGTGTTCTTTCCTTGCAGGTCCATTCAGTTTTTTAATGTCTTGAAATTCTTATTCTTCGTTAAAGTCAATAGTCAAAAGCACTtcattcaaatataataattaagaaaaaagaaaaaaaatataaagccATGCATGTATATAAATAGCCCATCCGGATGTGTAAAATACTCATCAATCGAATCCTCTCCGGTTAACAATATTAGTTCCTGCAAACAACATGAGGCCTTTCCATTCTGGTATTTCAGTGACAAttatggtttttctttttggcatGCAAGCTCATGAGGCCATTAGGGTTCCATCTGGAGCACTAAatggaaaagaagaagaaagggaatGGAAGGTTGAGAAAGTTCTTGGACTAGAGACTCTGCAGAGGGGTCCTGTTCCTTCTGGAGCCAGCGGCTGCACCAATATCCCTAAAACCGGTGAACCTCCATGCGTCAACCAAATGAACTTTGCCGGTCGTGCTGCGGCAGTCGTTAGGGCTCCTTCCCATCCTCACCCACATAATATTACGGCACCAGTTACAGTGTCTGCTAATCGTAAATAATGGTTTTTTGCAGGCCATGTATCATCGACATCTTGATTTACGTATAGCttacttcttttttctaaaattgtatTAAGCCGTGTTGCTAAACTTGTAACACTCcgtaataaaaagaaattctataCATTAGATTTAAACAATGGATTATGCGCAATTCTAtacttaacataaaaatatattatagcGTTAACACTAAAAAGttattggaaaaagaaaatcatgggttttatacatattaaaaattggtTTCAAAGCCATAGGTTTGAAACTCTAGTCTGATCTATTTAGAATCAAGTTTAATTGATccataaaaatcaatttcttaTGGTTATACCTTCAGTATTTTTCTTTCGTATTAATTATAAGGCATTGTTTGTTTTGTCTGTTTGAAAAGACATTTAACAagatttattgattttgtaaaatttcttATCCATCTAAACTCTAAAAGGAGAACCCTGAAAAATTCATAAGAAAGTTTGATTTTCtgatattcttatattttgaatgaatatggaaattatttaatttttttatttcataaatattttgaaagtttattgTTTTAGTATACATATATAACGTATGaaataaatctataaaaataaaaaatctaaataagtTAAACTCTTTAAATTCATTCCAAACGAGATCTGCAGTggaaatttctaattttgaataaaCTGTTATCACGTTGCTCAAGTCATTGTGATCAGTCACATATATGTGTTTCAATGTTGATGCCAGTCAATTCcttgtttatttcaaattaaatgttACTGTTACACCGCATCTCATGAAAAAAAATGTCATATTGTGCGTGGAATTTTGTTGTTGCGCCACTTGTCACGTAACCGGATTTATCCC
The Ricinus communis isolate WT05 ecotype wild-type chromosome 1, ASM1957865v1, whole genome shotgun sequence DNA segment above includes these coding regions:
- the LOC8274762 gene encoding F-box/kelch-repeat protein OR23 codes for the protein MVRFLSSSSSSPSPFPINDELSTSTLIPGLPNDVAAQILSTVPYSHHSRIKQTSKSWYTFLSSKTLVSLRQHLLNLNHLLVIFPQDPSISSPYLFDPKNLAWKPLLPMPCNPHVYGLCNFTSISLGPTLYVLGGSHFDTRSFPMDRPTPSSSVFRYNFIDSRWDQLSPMLSPRGSFACIAVPNSGKIIVAGGGSRHTLFGAAGSRMSSVEMYDVLADKWMRMDGLPGYRAGCVGFMVGNNNGEEEEEEEKELWVMGGYGESRTISGVFPVDEYYKDAVVMNLNKNGGSKWREIGDMWHDGERARLGKVIVVDDYGSDHRPAVFMLDNNEIFRYDRVSNSWQKESSVPRKAPCNSSCGFVVLDGELYVMALLKGADSTETRRSRQQKRAGALFIQIYHPRKKTWRSLVTKPPFHCPLDFNSAVMCTIRL